In Mixophyes fleayi isolate aMixFle1 chromosome 4, aMixFle1.hap1, whole genome shotgun sequence, the following proteins share a genomic window:
- the LEAP2 gene encoding liver-expressed antimicrobial peptide 2 — protein sequence MSLQLGKWTAIFVLCIVLVHQLKAAPLNNVSFKTAVRLRRMTPFWRGLSLRPVGASCRDDTECLTRLCRNNRCSLKTYAD from the exons ATGAGTCTACAGCTTGGGAAGTGGACAGCTATCTTTGTGCTCTGTATCGTACTGGTACACCAG ctaAAAGCAGCTCCCCTAAATAATGTTAGTTTTAAAACAGCAGTGAGGCTAAGAAGgatgacgccattttggagagGACTGTCCTTGCGCCCTGTTGGTGCCTCatgtagagatgatactgaatgcCTTACAAGACTGTGCAG AAACAATCGCTGCTCCTTAAAGACATACGCTGATTAA